The following proteins come from a genomic window of Malus sylvestris chromosome 4, drMalSylv7.2, whole genome shotgun sequence:
- the LOC126619320 gene encoding cytochrome P450 82A3-like: MNATFVVSDVKELDVNNPKSLKKVQEEIDQNTGRERAVKELDVDNLVYHQAVIKETLRLYSSGPTLLPHASTEDCFTAGYHIPEKTRVLVNIWKIHRHPKVWPDPNEFRSERFFTTYSDIDVKGQNFELIPFGSGRRTFAGIVLALRIMPLILASLLHGFEIATPTGEPVDMRESMEFTNHRTSQLEVLLTPRLPAQVYVNKATLLLFRAQVTYK; this comes from the coding sequence ATGAATGCGACTTTTGTAGTATCGGACGTAAAAGAATTAGACGTCAACAACCCTAAAAGCCTAAAAAAAGTCCAGGAAGAGATAGACCAAAATACTGGCAGAGAAAGGGCAGTAAAAGAATTAGACGTCGACAACCTGGTCTATCACCAAGCCGTTATCAAAGAAACTCTCCGTTTATACTCTTCCGGACCAACCTTACTGCCCCATGCATCGACAGAAGATTGCTTCACAGCCGGCTACCACATCCCAGAAAAGACTCGCGTCCTCGTCAACATTTGGAAGATTCATCGACACCCAAAGGTCTGGCCCGATCCAAATGAGTTTCGATCGGAACGATTTTTCACAACATACAGCGACATTGATGTTAAAGGTCAGAATTTTGAACTGATACCATTTGGCAGTGGAAGAAGAACGTTTGCCGGAATAGTGCTTGCCCTCAGGATTATGCCATTGATCCTCGCTTCTTTGCTTCATGGATTTGAAATCGCAACTCCGACGGGTGAGCCAGTTGACATGCGTGAGTCAATGGAATTTACCAACCATAGAACCTCCCAACTTGAAGTCCTTCTCACTCCGCGCCTTCCTGCTCAAGTATATGTAAATAAGGCAACTTTGCTATTATTTAGGGCACAGGTTACATACAAGTGA
- the LOC126619315 gene encoding NAC domain-containing protein 82-like: MGKMFKAPGFRFQPTDVELLKYFLKRKLIGKRLHVKVISEVDVYKYDPWDLPDKSGWDSGDLKWYFFCPREKKYARGNRIQRATVGGYWKTTGKDRSVLCSGAVVGWIKTLIFHTGRAPHGDRTDWVMHEYRLEDQGLADRGVPLDSYVLCMIFQKEGLGPRNGAQYGKPFNEEDWSDDEVAEGFEDANTPGPYLGLLCNENSPIANNTHSLEDIGIGPPSGSCISDILPQSCKVLQPVSSNYVTMEKSHASHGDDILPTFDYSREENTFFMSENGKSMAQIHSEAVPNASMPKLNHVLPSNHNGFASTSAFFSERIGIGPSESFMSDIAPPHSNALQPETGNYVTTEKAHISDGDILSMFDYFPEESTLYMYGNDKIETGGCLETVLNANIPEPGQVLASNYNTFISTNTQSSEVIGIGPSFQSCGIDVLPPSWEVLQPVSCNYVAMEKTPASNGDDILPMLDCFAEESTFLMNENHNNEELDNFINFGNNAQAIPHLNTSNMYENLEDLGNNLDGYNFSGVHDDSANHFLELGDLDQPMNGDNSV; the protein is encoded by the exons atGGGGAAAATGTTTAAGGCTCCTGGGTTTCGGTTTCAACCAACCGATGTTGAGCTTCTAAAATACTTTTTGAAGCGGAAGTTAATAGGGAAAAGGCTCCATGTTAAAGTCATCTCAGAGGTTGACGTTTACAAGTATGATCCTTGGGATCTTCCAG ACAAATCTGGCTGGGACAGTGGAGATCTGAAGTGGTATTTCTTTTGTCCGAGAGAAAAGAAATATGCACGTGGGAATAGAATTCAACGTGCTACTGTAGGTGGTTACTGGAAGACCACTGGAAAGGATAGGTCTGTTCTTTGCAGCGGTGCAGTTGTCGGGTGGataaaaactttaatttttcaTACCGGTCGAGCCCCACATGGAGATCGAACGGATTGGGTTATGCACGAGTATAGGCTTGAAGATCAGGGCCTGGCTGATAGGGGTGTACCTCTG GACTCATACGTTCTCTGTATGATTTTTCAAAAAGAAGGGCTAGGGCCAAGAAATGGTGCGCAATATGGTAAACCTTTTAATGAGGAAGACTGGAGTGATGACGAGGTTGCTGAAGGATTTGAAGATGCAAACACACCTGGCCCATATCTGGGGCTGCTGTGCAACGAAAATAGTCCAATTGCTAATAATACACATTCTCTTGAGGATATTGGCATAGGTCCTCCATCTGGATCATGCATATCTGATATTTTACCGCAGTCTTGCAAAGTTCTTCAACCAGTTTCCAGTAACTATGTTACGATGGAGAAGTCTCATGCTTCCCATGGTGATGACATCCTGCCAACTTTTGATTACTCCAGAGAAGAAAACACTTTCTTTATGAGTGAGAATGGGAAAAGTATGGCTCAAATCCATTCAGAAGCAGTTCCTAATGCAAGCATGCCCAAGCTAAATCATGTGCTGCCAAGCAACCATAATGGTTTTGCTTCTACTAGTGCATTCTTTTCTGAGAGAATAGGCATTGGTCCATCTGAATCATTCATGTCTGATATTGCGCCACCACATTCCAATGCTCTTCAACCGGAAACTGGTAATTATGTTACAACAGAGAAGGCTCATATATCTGATGGTGATATCCTTTCGATGTTTGATTACTTTCCTGAAGAAAGCACTCTTTACATGTATGGAAATGATAAAATTGAGACTGGAGGTTGTTTAGAAACAGTCCTGAATGCAAACATTCCTGAGCCAGGCCAAGTGCTTGCGAGCAACTATAATACTTTCATCTCTACTAATACCCAGTCTTCTGAGGTTATAGGCATTGGTCCTTCATTTCAATCATGCGGAATTGATGTTTTACCACCTTCTTGGGAGGTTCTCCAACCGGTCTCCTGTAATTATGTTGCAATGGAGAAGACTCCTGCTTCTAATGGTGATGACATCCTGCCAATGTTGGATTGCTTTGCAGAAGAAAGCACTTTTCTTATGAATGAGAATCACAATAATGAG GAACTGGataatttcattaattttggCAACAACGCTCAAGCTATACCTCATCTGAATACAAGCAATATGTATGAAAATTTAGAAGACTTGGGCAACAACCTAGACGGATACAATTTCTCTGGCGTGCATGATGATTCTGCGAATCATTTTTTGGAGCTAGGTGACCTTGACCAACCAATGAATGGCGATAATTCTGTGTAA